A portion of the Gemmatimonadales bacterium genome contains these proteins:
- a CDS encoding phosphoenolpyruvate carboxykinase: protein MTTTAAPSTLHGHGLRHTGTAFWNLTPAGLYEEAVKRGEGTVAAGGPIVVITRPHTGRSPNDKFVVREPASESTVWWGNVNQPFEPAKFDALHAAVLHHLETQDLFIRDLFAGADPKYRLPVRFITPRAWSALFVNNMLVRPHAAELAGFEPGFTVLHAPEFQADPAKHGTKSGTFIIISFAKKLILIGGTRYGGEMKKSIFTIMNYLLPDRDVLPMHCSANVAKNGESAIFFGLSGTGKTTLSADPERGLIGDDEHGWSDRGVFNFEGGCYAKVIRLSPRGEPEIYATTRRFGTVLENVVIDPVTRELNLDSQEITENTRACYPIDYIPNHVPSGAAGHPQHVVFLTADAFGVLPPISKLSADQAMYHFLSGYTAKVAGTERGVTEPKETFSTCFGAPFLPRPPALYAEMLGKRIHQHKVSCWLVNTGWTGGPYGVGQRMNLGYTRSMLRAALAGALDGAACTPDPVFGVRVPHHVPDVPDDVLRPRDTWTDRAAYDAQAARLAGLFAKNFEKYAAGVPQTVRDAGPKAG, encoded by the coding sequence ATGACCACGACCGCCGCCCCTTCGACCCTTCACGGTCACGGCCTGCGCCACACCGGCACGGCATTCTGGAACCTCACCCCCGCGGGCCTGTACGAAGAGGCCGTGAAGCGCGGTGAGGGCACGGTCGCCGCCGGCGGCCCGATCGTGGTGATCACCCGGCCGCACACCGGCCGCTCCCCCAACGACAAGTTCGTGGTTCGGGAGCCGGCGTCGGAGAGCACGGTCTGGTGGGGCAACGTCAACCAGCCGTTCGAGCCGGCGAAGTTCGACGCGCTCCACGCCGCGGTACTGCACCACCTCGAGACCCAGGACCTCTTCATCCGCGATCTCTTCGCCGGTGCGGATCCGAAGTACCGCCTCCCGGTGCGGTTCATCACGCCGCGCGCCTGGAGCGCGCTCTTCGTCAACAACATGTTGGTGCGCCCGCACGCCGCCGAGCTGGCAGGCTTCGAGCCCGGATTCACCGTGCTGCACGCACCCGAGTTCCAAGCGGACCCGGCGAAGCACGGCACGAAGAGCGGCACCTTCATCATCATCAGCTTCGCGAAGAAGCTGATCCTGATCGGCGGGACGCGGTACGGCGGCGAGATGAAGAAGTCGATCTTCACGATAATGAACTACCTCCTCCCCGACCGTGACGTCCTGCCGATGCACTGCTCGGCGAACGTGGCGAAGAACGGCGAGTCGGCGATCTTCTTCGGCCTCTCGGGCACCGGGAAGACCACGCTTTCGGCGGACCCGGAGCGCGGCCTGATCGGCGACGACGAGCATGGCTGGAGCGACCGCGGCGTCTTCAACTTCGAGGGCGGCTGCTACGCGAAGGTGATCCGCCTCTCCCCCAGGGGCGAGCCGGAGATCTACGCCACCACCCGGCGCTTCGGCACGGTGCTCGAGAACGTCGTCATCGACCCGGTCACGCGCGAGCTCAACCTGGACAGCCAGGAGATCACCGAGAACACCCGCGCCTGCTACCCGATCGACTACATCCCGAACCACGTCCCGTCGGGCGCGGCAGGCCACCCCCAGCACGTGGTCTTCCTCACGGCGGACGCCTTCGGCGTCCTGCCGCCGATAAGCAAGCTCTCCGCCGACCAGGCGATGTACCACTTCCTGTCCGGCTATACCGCGAAGGTCGCCGGCACGGAGCGCGGCGTGACCGAGCCCAAGGAGACGTTCAGCACCTGCTTCGGCGCGCCGTTCCTCCCGCGGCCACCGGCGCTCTACGCCGAGATGCTCGGGAAACGGATCCATCAGCACAAGGTCTCGTGCTGGCTGGTGAACACCGGTTGGACGGGCGGCCCCTACGGCGTCGGCCAGCGGATGAACCTCGGGTACACCCGCTCGATGTTGCGCGCGGCGCTCGCCGGCGCACTTGACGGGGCAGCCTGCACGCCCGATCCGGTTTTCGGCGTGCGGGTGCCGCACCACGTCCCCGACGTGCCGGACGACGTACTCAGGCCGCGCGACACGTGGACCGACCGGGCCGCCTACGACGCGCAGGCCGCGAGGCTCGCCGGACTGTTCGCGAAGAACTTCGAGAAGTACGCCGCCGGCGTCCCGCAGACGGTGCGTGACGCAGGGCCGAAAGCGGGCTGA
- a CDS encoding HD domain-containing protein produces MRRAGPRGEVVRDLLWQNIALEPAALEVVDTPAFQRLRYVRQLGHAFLVYPGATHTRFEHALGAYGLARRALDILGAQEGGDAISDRDSLFIRLGALLHDIGHYPFSHALEEAGFTSHETLAAGLLSRPPLAEVLADHGFERPAETFGALVRGTSDHPLAGLISGSIDVDKIDYLKRDALMCGVPYGEVDVDRLLACLTVTELGGRRTVGILEKGVAALESLLFAKYQMYRNVYWHHAVRSATAMFKRLVREAVLDRALDPGSLVETTDDALVHDIAARDRTGMAKALRERRLYKRALESLPAELPAPLPSWLRDDAVRLARAEDALARAVGLGRGELLIDLPHKEAMLGLDLPIVRRDGSVERLTQKGWPGRMDLPPFAAGLAESACRLRVFVGRPVEVEREALLEVLAG; encoded by the coding sequence GTGAGGCGCGCCGGGCCCCGCGGGGAGGTCGTCCGCGACCTCCTCTGGCAGAACATCGCGCTGGAGCCCGCCGCGCTGGAAGTCGTAGACACGCCGGCCTTCCAACGGCTGCGCTACGTCCGCCAGCTGGGCCACGCCTTCCTCGTCTATCCCGGCGCGACCCACACCCGCTTCGAGCACGCCCTCGGCGCGTATGGGCTCGCCCGGCGCGCGCTCGACATCCTGGGGGCGCAGGAGGGCGGCGACGCCATCTCCGATCGCGACTCGCTCTTCATCCGCCTCGGCGCGCTGCTCCACGACATCGGTCACTACCCCTTCTCGCACGCCCTCGAAGAAGCCGGGTTCACCTCGCACGAAACGCTCGCCGCGGGCCTGCTCTCGCGCCCGCCGCTGGCCGAAGTGCTCGCCGACCACGGCTTCGAGCGTCCCGCCGAGACGTTCGGGGCGCTGGTCCGCGGCACCAGCGATCATCCGCTCGCGGGCCTGATCTCCGGCTCCATTGACGTGGACAAGATCGACTACCTCAAGCGCGACGCGCTCATGTGCGGCGTGCCTTACGGCGAGGTGGATGTCGACCGACTCCTTGCCTGCCTCACGGTCACGGAGCTGGGCGGCAGGCGAACGGTCGGCATCCTGGAGAAGGGCGTCGCGGCGCTAGAGTCGCTGCTCTTCGCGAAGTACCAGATGTACCGGAACGTTTACTGGCACCACGCGGTCCGGAGCGCGACCGCTATGTTCAAGCGCCTGGTTCGCGAGGCGGTCCTGGACCGCGCGCTCGACCCCGGTTCGCTCGTCGAGACCACCGACGACGCCTTGGTGCACGACATCGCCGCCCGGGACCGGACCGGCATGGCCAAGGCGCTAAGGGAGCGGCGGCTTTACAAGCGCGCGCTGGAGTCGCTGCCCGCCGAACTGCCGGCGCCCCTGCCATCCTGGCTTCGGGACGACGCGGTGCGGCTCGCCAGAGCCGAGGACGCGCTGGCACGCGCGGTGGGACTCGGTCGGGGCGAGCTGCTCATCGACCTCCCGCACAAGGAGGCGATGCTCGGCCTCGACCTCCCCATCGTGCGGCGCGACGGCTCGGTGGAGCGGCTCACGCAGAAGGGCTGGCCGGGCAGGATGGACCTGCCTCCGTTCGCCGCCGGTCTGGCCGAGTCGGCGTGCCGGCTGCGGGTGTTCGTCGGGCGGCCGGTCGAGGTGGAGCGGGAGGCGCTGCTGGAAGTGCTGGCCGGCTGA
- a CDS encoding Stp1/IreP family PP2C-type Ser/Thr phosphatase codes for MSVTLHITCAARTDVGLIRSGNEDNYLMVPERGVFVVADGMGGHAAGEVASDMAVRLISRDLGSFKGLAPEDAATRLSQAIRGANAAIFERTLAEHDKRGMGTTATVMVLHSNRYLIGQVGDSRAYLLREGVFHQLTKDHSYVQEQVDAGYLTPEQARTHPYANVITRCVGASGDVLPDIFSGTVRAGDTYLLASDGLTGMVEDDGLASILQTQGTPEKWVDRMVAEANRRGGLDNITAIIVHVDSAGEMPEDTTTTAETRSPRTSGETQAPAVA; via the coding sequence GTGAGCGTGACTCTGCACATCACCTGCGCCGCTCGCACCGACGTCGGACTGATACGGTCCGGGAACGAGGACAATTACCTGATGGTCCCCGAGCGGGGGGTGTTCGTGGTGGCGGACGGGATGGGCGGTCACGCGGCGGGCGAAGTCGCGAGCGACATGGCGGTCCGGCTCATCTCTCGGGACCTGGGCTCGTTCAAGGGTCTCGCGCCGGAGGACGCCGCGACGCGCCTGTCGCAGGCCATCCGCGGCGCGAACGCAGCCATCTTCGAGCGGACGCTGGCCGAGCACGACAAGCGCGGGATGGGCACGACCGCCACCGTCATGGTGCTCCACAGCAATCGCTATCTCATAGGCCAGGTCGGCGACAGCAGGGCCTACCTCCTCCGCGAAGGCGTCTTCCACCAGCTTACGAAGGACCACTCCTACGTGCAGGAGCAGGTGGACGCCGGGTACCTGACGCCCGAGCAGGCGCGCACCCATCCCTACGCGAACGTGATCACGCGGTGCGTGGGCGCGAGCGGCGACGTGCTGCCTGACATCTTCTCCGGCACGGTGCGGGCGGGCGACACCTATCTGCTGGCGAGCGACGGCCTCACCGGGATGGTGGAGGACGACGGGCTCGCGTCCATCCTCCAGACGCAGGGCACGCCCGAGAAATGGGTGGACCGCATGGTGGCGGAAGCCAACCGCCGTGGGGGGTTGGACAACATCACGGCGATCATCGTGCACGTGGATTCCGCGGGAGAGATGCCGGAGGACACGACCACCACTGCGGAAACCCGGTCGCCGCGCACCAGCGGCGAGACCCAGGCCCCGGCCGTCGCCTAG
- a CDS encoding FHA domain-containing protein, with amino-acid sequence MAFIEFGGKRHTIPSGEMLIGTGADCHLRLEGQGIALRHAVLTAAPDLSVAIRKVDPGAAIEVNGVMLGMLPQPLLHGDKVTIGGIDLLFVDERKSGSTQYISALKLPDPPAGPSKAAGKATTATGGRIVSLTDGREYQVLGASLKFGRDASADVVVLGGQISRRHAEIMVSPRGYILVDSSTNGTFVNGERVQNQRLLARADVIKLGEEEFRFYADVAPAAPAAPAVPVAPAPAPPAAAPPPAPAPPPPAPPAFTAPPPPPAGAAQLVSTGYFETGKPVPSVPPAAQAPPRAAPPPPAAAPAPPAPKPPAAAVPPAAPPAPKPPVAAAPPPAPPVPKPPAAALPQAPPPSAPRPAGPPALAKFLVRTGSLKGQRLIVKVPVVNIGRADYCDLVIPDDSVSSQHAKLTRREGLWILTDLESTNGTMVDGERVKGDVAIAPGAFVRFGDVQLVFEPTDDSFGVNAPVSTRMISAVKLQDIKPPSGGR; translated from the coding sequence ATGGCATTTATCGAATTCGGCGGGAAGCGCCATACGATCCCGTCGGGCGAGATGTTGATTGGTACGGGGGCCGATTGTCACCTCAGGCTCGAGGGACAGGGCATCGCCCTCCGGCACGCCGTGCTCACCGCGGCCCCGGACCTTTCCGTGGCGATCCGGAAGGTGGATCCGGGTGCGGCGATCGAGGTCAACGGCGTGATGCTCGGCATGTTGCCGCAGCCGCTGCTGCATGGGGACAAGGTCACGATCGGCGGCATCGACCTGCTCTTCGTGGATGAGCGGAAGAGCGGCAGCACGCAGTACATCTCCGCCCTGAAGCTCCCCGACCCGCCGGCCGGACCGTCGAAGGCCGCCGGCAAGGCGACGACCGCCACGGGTGGCCGAATCGTTTCGCTCACCGACGGGCGCGAGTATCAGGTGCTGGGAGCATCCCTGAAGTTCGGCCGGGACGCGAGCGCAGACGTGGTCGTGCTGGGTGGACAGATCTCACGGCGCCACGCCGAGATCATGGTGAGCCCTCGCGGCTACATCCTGGTGGACTCGAGCACCAATGGGACGTTCGTGAACGGGGAGCGGGTGCAGAACCAGCGGCTCCTGGCCCGAGCGGACGTGATAAAGCTGGGAGAGGAGGAGTTCCGGTTCTACGCGGACGTCGCGCCCGCGGCGCCTGCGGCGCCCGCGGTCCCGGTCGCTCCGGCTCCCGCGCCACCAGCGGCCGCACCGCCGCCTGCTCCGGCTCCACCGCCGCCTGCTCCGCCGGCCTTCACCGCGCCGCCCCCACCCCCGGCGGGCGCAGCGCAGCTGGTTTCGACCGGATACTTCGAGACCGGCAAGCCGGTGCCGTCCGTGCCGCCCGCAGCCCAGGCGCCACCGCGGGCTGCGCCTCCTCCCCCGGCAGCCGCGCCTGCACCGCCCGCGCCGAAGCCACCGGCCGCTGCCGTACCGCCGGCGGCCCCGCCTGCCCCCAAGCCTCCTGTCGCGGCCGCGCCGCCACCGGCCCCGCCCGTGCCCAAGCCGCCAGCCGCCGCTCTGCCGCAGGCTCCGCCGCCGTCCGCCCCCAGGCCCGCCGGCCCGCCGGCGCTCGCGAAGTTCCTGGTGCGCACCGGGTCGCTCAAGGGCCAGCGCCTGATCGTGAAGGTGCCGGTGGTGAACATCGGCCGCGCGGACTACTGCGACCTCGTCATCCCCGACGACTCGGTCTCTTCACAGCACGCCAAGCTCACGCGGCGCGAGGGGCTGTGGATCCTCACCGACCTCGAGTCCACCAACGGCACGATGGTGGACGGCGAGCGCGTCAAGGGCGACGTCGCCATAGCGCCCGGCGCCTTCGTGCGGTTCGGCGACGTGCAGCTGGTGTTCGAGCCCACCGACGATTCCTTCGGCGTGAACGCGCCGGTGTCCACGCGCATGATCTCGGCCGTCAAGCTCCAGGACATCAAGCCGCCGTCGGGAGGCCGTTAG
- a CDS encoding ABC transporter ATP-binding protein — translation MTASLHEEDVLGKPLDASLLRRLLRYLIPYGWSAAFAFLMLLGTAALQLAGPYFTREAIDRAIPTRDTHRLGVLAALFSAALLAEFVLEYGQTIVTARIGQRVMIDLRLEIFAKLQRLGVAFYDRNPVGRLMTRVTSDVETLNELFTSGVVALFGDLFALFVIMAWMLWVDWRLALAAFAVIPVMALAAQVFRVRVRESYREIRVRLARINSFLQEHISGMRIVQLFGREEWTLHRYEEVNRAHLDAHLVSITVYAVFFPVIEVLMSVALATLLVYGGGRVLGHTLTIGVLAAFFQLTRRFFQPLQDIADKFNIVQSAMASSERVFRLLDEPETVRDPEPARRLPEPPRGEVAFEDVWFRYPSAAPLGDDEGWVLRGVSFTARPGEKVALVGHTGAGKTTVINLLLRFHDVDHGRITVDGVNVRDVAQADLRARIGLVQQDIFLFTGDIRSNIRLDQPIDDRAVEAAAERVGAHRFIRRLPQRYDHRLGERGASLSVGERQLLAFARALAVRPAVLVLDEATSSVDAESEEQVQAAIVELMRGRTCLVVAHRLSTVQDADTILVLHHGQIRERGAHRELLARGGLYEKLYHLQLGAALTPGS, via the coding sequence GTGACGGCCTCGCTCCACGAGGAGGACGTCCTCGGCAAGCCGCTGGATGCGTCGCTGCTGCGGCGCCTGCTTCGCTACCTGATCCCCTACGGCTGGTCCGCGGCGTTCGCCTTTCTAATGCTCCTGGGCACGGCGGCGCTCCAGCTGGCGGGCCCCTACTTCACCCGGGAGGCGATCGACCGCGCCATCCCCACGCGCGACACCCATCGGCTGGGAGTGCTGGCGGCTCTCTTCTCCGCCGCGCTCCTCGCCGAGTTCGTGCTGGAGTACGGCCAGACCATCGTGACCGCCCGCATCGGACAGCGGGTGATGATCGACCTCAGGCTCGAGATCTTCGCGAAGCTCCAGCGCCTGGGTGTCGCATTCTACGACCGCAACCCCGTCGGGCGACTTATGACCCGCGTCACGAGCGATGTCGAGACGCTGAACGAGCTGTTCACTTCGGGCGTCGTGGCGCTCTTCGGCGACCTGTTCGCGCTGTTCGTCATCATGGCGTGGATGCTCTGGGTGGACTGGCGCCTGGCACTGGCCGCGTTCGCCGTCATCCCGGTGATGGCGCTGGCGGCCCAGGTCTTCCGGGTCCGGGTCCGCGAATCGTACCGGGAGATCCGGGTCCGACTCGCGCGGATCAACTCCTTCCTCCAGGAACACATCTCGGGGATGCGGATCGTCCAGCTCTTCGGCCGGGAGGAATGGACCCTCCACCGCTACGAGGAAGTGAACCGCGCCCACCTCGATGCGCACCTCGTGTCCATCACGGTGTACGCGGTGTTCTTCCCGGTGATCGAAGTGCTGATGTCCGTAGCGCTCGCCACGCTGCTGGTCTACGGCGGCGGGCGAGTGCTCGGCCACACGCTCACCATCGGCGTGCTGGCGGCCTTCTTCCAGCTGACCCGGCGCTTCTTCCAGCCCCTTCAGGACATCGCCGACAAGTTCAACATCGTCCAGTCGGCGATGGCCTCGTCGGAGCGCGTCTTCCGCCTGCTGGACGAGCCGGAGACGGTGCGGGACCCGGAGCCCGCCCGGCGCCTGCCTGAGCCGCCCCGCGGCGAGGTGGCGTTCGAGGACGTCTGGTTCCGTTACCCGAGCGCTGCGCCGCTGGGTGACGATGAGGGCTGGGTGCTGCGCGGGGTCTCGTTCACCGCGCGGCCGGGGGAGAAGGTGGCGCTGGTGGGGCACACCGGGGCTGGGAAGACGACGGTCATCAACCTCTTGTTGCGCTTTCATGACGTGGATCACGGCAGGATCACCGTGGATGGTGTAAACGTTCGGGATGTCGCGCAGGCCGACCTGCGGGCGCGGATCGGGCTGGTCCAGCAGGACATCTTCCTCTTCACGGGCGACATCCGGAGCAACATCCGGCTCGACCAGCCCATTGACGACCGGGCGGTGGAAGCCGCAGCCGAGCGGGTCGGGGCGCACCGCTTCATCCGGCGGCTGCCGCAGCGGTACGATCACCGCCTCGGGGAGCGCGGGGCGAGCCTGTCGGTGGGGGAGCGCCAGTTGCTCGCGTTCGCACGCGCGCTGGCGGTGCGGCCGGCGGTCCTGGTGCTCGACGAGGCGACCTCATCGGTGGACGCCGAGTCGGAGGAGCAAGTCCAGGCGGCGATCGTGGAGCTGATGCGTGGAAGGACGTGCCTGGTGGTTGCACACCGGCTCTCCACGGTCCAGGATGCCGACACGATCCTGGTGCTGCATCACGGGCAGATCCGGGAGCGGGGGGCGCACCGGGAGCTGCTCGCGCGCGGCGGACTGTACGAGAAGCTGTATCATCTTCAGCTCGGCGCGGCCCTTACACCGGGGTCGTAA
- a CDS encoding lysylphosphatidylglycerol synthase transmembrane domain-containing protein, which translates to MASILNPRTLKRGLQIFGLVSVLGVVAVLWRTGAWQSTLHAFAQVRPGWLVVAMVLASSDWLGGGIRIWLLTRHVWPRTPFRGMVTAGGLTAWAAYLTPAQAGGGPTMILTMKRYGVPLPEAMTSTLMSFVTTVIFFAVAGPLAIVLGAGRSLEAHGIQFLSISLYDVFKTSAATFGLVGVVMILALGFPKVTTSLFHRAVNWLERHHGERMAKRVDGLRAGIDRMHECVGAYFRTPSGWLQMFVGVLTSGLAHANRLLAGYVTLRALGIQAHFVDVLIVQTTISFLLYFMPTPGGAGAAEALSAALMSVYVRNELLPAYTIIWRFTVSYATVIFGSFVFYKLLHGRLDEVEETAVAGSQIA; encoded by the coding sequence ATGGCCTCCATCCTCAACCCGCGCACTTTGAAACGCGGGCTTCAGATCTTCGGCCTCGTTTCCGTCCTCGGCGTCGTGGCGGTCCTATGGCGGACCGGGGCGTGGCAATCCACGCTCCACGCCTTCGCGCAAGTGCGGCCAGGATGGTTGGTGGTAGCCATGGTGCTCGCCTCGTCCGATTGGCTTGGTGGCGGCATCCGGATCTGGCTCCTCACCAGGCACGTCTGGCCCAGGACGCCGTTCCGGGGCATGGTGACGGCGGGCGGGCTGACCGCTTGGGCGGCGTACCTCACTCCGGCGCAGGCGGGCGGCGGCCCGACGATGATCCTGACGATGAAGCGCTACGGCGTGCCGCTCCCCGAGGCCATGACCTCCACGCTGATGAGCTTCGTCACGACGGTGATCTTCTTCGCTGTCGCGGGACCGCTGGCGATCGTGCTGGGGGCCGGCCGGTCGCTCGAGGCCCACGGCATCCAGTTCCTGAGCATCTCGCTCTACGATGTTTTCAAGACCAGCGCCGCGACATTCGGCCTGGTCGGCGTCGTGATGATCCTCGCCCTCGGCTTCCCGAAGGTGACGACGTCGCTCTTCCACCGGGCCGTGAACTGGCTCGAGCGCCACCACGGCGAGCGGATGGCCAAGCGCGTCGACGGCCTGCGTGCCGGCATCGACCGCATGCACGAGTGCGTGGGGGCCTATTTCCGGACGCCGAGCGGCTGGCTCCAGATGTTCGTAGGCGTGCTGACGTCCGGGCTCGCGCACGCCAACCGCCTGCTTGCCGGCTACGTCACGCTGCGCGCGCTGGGGATCCAGGCGCACTTCGTGGACGTCCTGATCGTCCAGACCACGATATCGTTCCTGCTCTACTTCATGCCCACGCCCGGTGGCGCCGGGGCGGCGGAGGCGCTCTCGGCGGCGCTCATGAGCGTCTACGTGAGGAACGAGCTCCTTCCCGCCTACACCATCATCTGGAGGTTCACGGTCAGCTACGCGACCGTCATCTTCGGCTCGTTCGTCTTCTACAAGCTGCTGCACGGCCGCCTGGATGAGGTGGAGGAGACCGCCGTCGCGGGCTCCCAGATCGCGTGA